A region of Anaerolineales bacterium DNA encodes the following proteins:
- a CDS encoding prepilin peptidase: MSTLLFALLGIAVGSFLNVCIDRLPNGGSIISPPSKCDTCGRRLKALDLIPVVSFLLRRGRCRYCKAQIPPRCLWVELGTGVLFGLIWLRFPSSTYAGFVACCSAILIVILVIDLEHQKIFNRVVYPAIGFALIFALIYPEPTLGERLLGGLLGSGLLFLLAIIYPTGMGMGDVKLMGFIGLVVGFPYVILALFLSFVLGGLISGVLLMAGRIGRRDPIAFAPFLALGALTTLFYGEQIVRWWSR; encoded by the coding sequence ATGTCCACGCTTTTATTCGCCTTGCTGGGAATTGCGGTCGGCAGTTTCTTGAACGTCTGTATCGACCGCTTGCCAAACGGTGGGTCGATCATCTCGCCGCCTTCGAAGTGTGATACGTGTGGGCGGCGCTTGAAAGCGCTTGATTTGATTCCCGTCGTCAGCTTTCTGCTGCGCCGAGGACGATGCCGTTATTGCAAAGCGCAGATTCCGCCGCGCTGTCTCTGGGTTGAATTGGGGACGGGTGTGCTCTTTGGCCTGATCTGGCTGCGTTTTCCCTCGAGTACCTATGCAGGCTTCGTCGCCTGCTGCAGCGCCATTCTGATCGTCATTCTGGTCATCGATCTGGAACATCAGAAGATATTCAACCGCGTTGTCTATCCGGCGATCGGCTTTGCTTTGATCTTCGCACTGATCTACCCGGAGCCGACGCTCGGCGAACGCCTGCTCGGTGGTTTGCTCGGCTCCGGATTGTTGTTCCTGCTGGCGATTATCTACCCAACCGGGATGGGCATGGGGGACGTCAAGTTGATGGGTTTCATCGGACTGGTTGTGGGTTTTCCATACGTGATTTTAGCTCTTTTCTTGTCGTTCGTCCTGGGCGGCTTGATTTCCGGAGTCTTGTTGATGGCGGGCCGGATTGGACGGCGTGATCCGATTGCATTTGCGCCTTTCCTGGCGCTCGGGGCATTGACGACCCTGTTTTATGGCGAGCAGATCGTTCGTTGGTGGTCAAGGTAG
- the pilM gene encoding pilus assembly protein PilM translates to MLGRKIVTLDFDGRDIRLLVVRGKRPLRWSTVSVSPELMNQGVIQESERMGAGLARFLSVHKASRRRVVTSVTGHRSVSRLLALPEINPDLLDDAIRRKAKQEMPLPLDETYLSWDVVRQEGDQILVYALAVPRLVIDRQVETLRAAKIKPGVMDLKPLALIRAVDQSNAVIVNLEEQGIGVIIVVGGVPMIVRSMPQGDGKPNPAAAIDRLSLELTRTVQFHNDSNRDRPLDPRTPVFVTGAPFDDPKMIELLKSKVSFPIQLPQPPMRLPQEFPVATYAANLGLALKKV, encoded by the coding sequence TTGCTGGGTAGGAAGATCGTTACGTTGGATTTCGACGGACGTGATATTCGATTGCTCGTCGTTCGCGGGAAGCGCCCCTTGCGTTGGTCGACGGTCTCCGTCTCTCCGGAATTGATGAATCAGGGAGTGATCCAGGAGAGCGAGCGTATGGGTGCGGGGCTGGCGCGCTTCCTCAGCGTGCACAAAGCTTCCAGACGCAGGGTCGTGACCAGCGTCACCGGGCACCGGTCTGTTTCCCGGCTGCTTGCCTTACCGGAGATCAACCCCGATCTGCTGGACGATGCGATTCGGCGCAAGGCCAAACAGGAGATGCCGCTGCCGCTCGATGAGACGTATCTTTCGTGGGATGTCGTCCGGCAGGAGGGAGACCAGATTCTGGTGTATGCCCTGGCCGTGCCGCGACTGGTGATCGATCGTCAGGTGGAGACGCTGCGGGCTGCGAAGATCAAACCCGGAGTCATGGATTTGAAGCCGCTGGCGCTCATCCGTGCGGTCGATCAAAGCAACGCGGTCATCGTCAATCTCGAAGAGCAAGGCATCGGCGTGATCATCGTCGTCGGGGGCGTGCCGATGATCGTGCGCAGCATGCCGCAAGGCGATGGGAAACCCAACCCGGCCGCGGCCATCGACCGACTCTCGCTGGAACTGACCCGCACGGTCCAGTTTCACAACGACAGCAACCGGGACCGCCCGCTGGACCCACGCACACCAGTATTCGTTACGGGAGCTCCGTTCGATGATCCGAAAATGATCGAATTGTTGAAATCGAAAGTGTCCTTTCCGATTCAACTTCCGCAGCCGCCGATGCGCCTGCCTCAGGAATTTCCTGTGGCGACTTACGCCGCCAATCTGGGCCTGGCGTTGAAAAAGGTGTGA